One Synechococcus sp. PROS-9-1 DNA window includes the following coding sequences:
- a CDS encoding GuaB3 family IMP dehydrogenase-related protein: MDIQLGRSKVVRRAYGIDEIALVPGGRTVDPEVTNTSWSLGGIEREIPIIASAMDGVVDVEMAVRLSQLGALGVLNLEGIQTRYEDPTEALDRITAVGKDDFVPLMQEIYSKPVQESLIRKRIEAIKSQGGIAAVSGTPVAALRFGKAIAEAGADLFFVQATVVSTNHIGPEGQETLNLEMLCRDMGVPVVIGNCVTYEVALQLMRAGAAGVMVGIGPGAACTSRGVLGVGIPQATAVADCAAARVDYEKESGRYVPIVADGGIVTGGDICKCIACGADAVMIGSPIARSEEAPGRGFHWGMATPSPVLPRGTRINVGSTGSLERILRGPAKLDDGTHNLLGCLKTSMGTLGARTIKEMQQVEVVVAPSLLTEGKVYQKAQQLGMGK, encoded by the coding sequence GTGGACATTCAGCTCGGACGCTCCAAAGTTGTTCGCCGGGCCTATGGCATCGATGAGATCGCCCTGGTGCCAGGGGGTCGCACGGTTGATCCGGAGGTCACCAACACCAGCTGGTCCCTGGGCGGAATCGAACGTGAAATCCCGATCATTGCCAGTGCGATGGACGGAGTGGTGGACGTAGAAATGGCGGTGCGGCTCTCCCAACTCGGAGCGCTTGGCGTCTTAAATCTGGAAGGAATTCAGACCCGCTACGAGGATCCCACCGAGGCTTTGGATCGCATCACAGCCGTCGGCAAGGACGACTTTGTGCCGTTGATGCAAGAGATCTACAGCAAACCGGTTCAGGAAAGCCTGATTCGCAAGCGCATTGAAGCGATCAAATCCCAGGGCGGAATTGCAGCTGTGAGCGGCACCCCCGTTGCGGCATTGCGCTTTGGCAAGGCGATTGCAGAGGCGGGAGCCGATCTGTTTTTTGTGCAAGCCACCGTGGTCTCCACAAACCACATCGGCCCTGAAGGACAAGAGACCCTCAATTTGGAAATGCTTTGCCGCGACATGGGTGTTCCCGTGGTGATCGGCAACTGCGTCACCTATGAGGTGGCTCTCCAACTGATGCGCGCTGGTGCTGCAGGCGTGATGGTGGGTATTGGTCCTGGTGCTGCCTGCACCTCCCGTGGCGTCCTGGGCGTCGGCATTCCCCAAGCCACCGCGGTTGCCGATTGCGCCGCTGCACGTGTTGACTACGAAAAAGAGAGCGGTCGCTACGTCCCGATCGTTGCTGATGGCGGAATCGTCACCGGTGGTGATATCTGCAAGTGCATCGCCTGTGGTGCTGATGCCGTGATGATTGGATCCCCCATTGCCCGCTCAGAAGAGGCACCAGGCCGTGGATTCCACTGGGGAATGGCCACCCCAAGCCCAGTGCTCCCGCGTGGCACTCGAATCAATGTTGGCAGCACCGGCAGCCTCGAACGCATCCTGCGAGGTCCAGCCAAACTCGACGATGGAACCCACAACTTGCTTGGTTGCCTGAAGACCTCGATGGGAACCCTCGGCGCACGCACCATCAAGGAGATGCAACAGGTTGAAGTTGTAGTGGCGCCATCGCTGCTTACAGAAGGAAAGGTGTATCAGAAAGCCCAGCAGCTAGGGATGGGCAAATAA
- a CDS encoding CAAD domain-containing protein, which yields METDPINPSPSDSTPSMEINSTDPIASGSPAPEPAAADSAAAPEPSEPIQAEPQTPEPVSPVAPIAPVPVIAQEPETAKEPAVASIPTPAASEAIAERIQVAATASTEDTSSDGGEWDLLSSKVRQWWNDNNLVELWQRSRRPVFLVVGLIGLTLLIRIYSGILAAIGSIPLAPRLFELVGIGWVIWFSTTRLIRSEERKALIANVGGIWSAFRGSVRP from the coding sequence ATGGAAACCGATCCGATCAATCCGTCGCCCTCTGACTCCACCCCATCGATGGAGATCAACAGCACCGATCCGATCGCATCAGGTTCGCCAGCACCTGAGCCTGCAGCAGCAGATTCAGCAGCTGCGCCAGAGCCTTCAGAACCAATTCAAGCGGAGCCACAGACACCAGAACCCGTCAGTCCAGTGGCCCCGATCGCGCCAGTCCCTGTGATTGCTCAGGAACCAGAGACTGCCAAGGAACCTGCTGTGGCATCCATTCCAACGCCCGCAGCCTCTGAAGCGATCGCTGAGCGCATCCAAGTAGCAGCCACCGCTAGTACGGAAGACACCTCCAGCGATGGCGGGGAGTGGGATCTCCTGAGCTCCAAAGTGCGCCAGTGGTGGAATGACAACAACCTTGTTGAGCTCTGGCAACGTTCCCGCAGGCCAGTGTTTCTGGTTGTTGGCCTGATTGGCTTGACCCTGCTGATCAGGATTTACAGCGGAATCCTGGCGGCGATTGGCAGCATCCCTCTCGCTCCAAGATTGTTTGAACTGGTAGGCATTGGGTGGGTGATCTGGTTCTCAACCACGAGGCTGATTCGTAGCGAAGAGCGAAAAGCTCTCATTGCAAACGTGGGCGGGATTTGGTCCGCCTTCAGGGGCTCCGTCCGTCCCTGA